The Corynebacterium confusum genome has a window encoding:
- a CDS encoding iron ABC transporter ATP-binding protein — translation MISLKHVAKSYSGETNIGPVDLEIPSGGITSLVGPNGAGKSTLLTMIGRLLEMDEGTIEIAGYDIGKTKSKDLARIVSILRQENHFITKLTVRQLVGFGRFPYSQGRLTDEDEEIISKYIDFLHLREFEGRYLDELSGGQRQRAYVAMVLCQETDYVLLDEPLNNLDISHSVEMMRHLKQAAREFGRTIVLVIHDINFAAKYSDNICAVKGGEVVAFGSPEEIMKDEILTPIFNTPIQVIDGPDGLLACYY, via the coding sequence GTGATTTCCCTAAAACACGTCGCGAAAAGCTACAGCGGCGAGACCAACATCGGTCCCGTCGATCTGGAAATCCCCTCCGGTGGCATCACCTCCCTGGTCGGACCGAACGGCGCTGGCAAGTCGACCCTGCTGACGATGATCGGCCGCCTGCTGGAGATGGACGAGGGAACAATCGAGATCGCCGGCTACGACATCGGGAAGACCAAGTCGAAGGATCTAGCCCGCATTGTTTCCATCCTGCGGCAGGAAAACCACTTCATCACGAAGCTGACGGTCCGGCAGCTGGTGGGCTTCGGCCGCTTCCCGTATTCCCAGGGGCGCCTGACCGATGAAGACGAGGAGATCATCTCCAAGTACATCGACTTCCTCCACCTGCGCGAGTTTGAGGGCCGCTACCTGGATGAGCTCTCCGGCGGCCAGCGCCAGCGCGCGTATGTGGCCATGGTCCTGTGCCAAGAGACCGACTACGTCCTGCTGGACGAGCCGCTCAACAACCTGGACATCTCCCACTCCGTGGAGATGATGCGCCACCTCAAGCAGGCCGCGCGGGAATTCGGCCGCACGATCGTGCTGGTCATCCACGACATTAACTTCGCCGCCAAGTACTCGGACAATATCTGCGCGGTCAAGGGCGGCGAGGTCGTCGCCTTCGGTAGCCCGGAAGAGATCATGAAGGACGAGATCCTCACCCCGATCTTCAACACCCCGATCCAGGTCATCGACGGACCTGACGGGTTGCTGGCCTGCTACTACTAG
- a CDS encoding arsenic resistance protein has protein sequence MTSFLERHQVAFYLLAIAAGLAFSGLPLGWLEYPALALLLFATFMAIPLEKVRPDWRYLRASLTLNFLGVPLIAAVLALFLKDLEVKTAVIMVLLAPCIDYVVVFTRLAGGNVAAIATSTPFLFPVQVAVIPVALHLVIGGGDMSFPVAPMLQAFVGLIVIPFGLAWAVQHTRAKEKISNVTDDWMVPVMCLTLFVIATVHSPGLGENLPRLIPALVCYVLFIFAAVGLALALGRALNFQRQDRIALMLTTMTRNSLVIMPFALALPEGFSFVPVAIIMQTVVELVALSAVVKIARLPADKH, from the coding sequence ATGACCAGTTTCCTCGAGCGCCACCAGGTGGCTTTCTACCTCCTGGCGATCGCGGCCGGACTAGCATTCAGCGGCCTGCCGTTGGGCTGGCTCGAGTACCCGGCGCTGGCGCTGCTGCTTTTTGCCACCTTCATGGCCATCCCACTCGAGAAGGTCCGCCCGGACTGGCGCTACCTGCGCGCCTCCCTTACCCTCAACTTCCTCGGGGTGCCGCTCATCGCGGCGGTGCTGGCCCTCTTCCTCAAGGACCTCGAGGTTAAAACCGCGGTGATCATGGTGCTGCTCGCGCCCTGCATTGACTACGTGGTGGTCTTTACCCGGCTGGCGGGAGGCAACGTGGCGGCCATCGCGACCAGCACGCCATTCCTCTTCCCAGTACAGGTGGCCGTCATCCCGGTCGCCCTGCACCTCGTCATCGGGGGAGGGGATATGTCCTTCCCGGTTGCTCCCATGCTCCAGGCGTTCGTAGGCCTCATCGTCATCCCCTTTGGCCTGGCCTGGGCAGTGCAGCACACGCGCGCCAAGGAGAAAATAAGCAACGTCACCGATGACTGGATGGTCCCGGTCATGTGCCTGACCCTCTTCGTCATTGCGACGGTGCATTCGCCGGGGCTGGGGGAGAACCTGCCGCGGCTTATTCCGGCACTTGTTTGTTACGTGTTGTTCATCTTCGCCGCGGTCGGCCTGGCTCTGGCACTGGGGCGGGCGCTGAACTTCCAGAGGCAGGACCGCATTGCGCTGATGCTGACGACGATGACCCGCAACTCACTGGTCATCATGCCCTTCGCCCTGGCCCTGCCGGAGGGATTTTCATTCGTCCCGGTGGCCATCATCATGCAGACCGTGGTCGAGCTAGTGGCGTTAAGTGCAGTAGTGAAAATAGCCCGTCTACCTGCGGATAAACATTAA
- a CDS encoding lyase family protein, whose translation MPFSSFDSAISSRGYVTPEMEKVWSVRETIAGWYAVEASLAAAQGQVGMIPESAAAAIVDNATVSSEVEEAISRGAMGNPFTLGLDALRAELPEDARGWVHFGATTQDILDTGRALQIKASLDLIMRTLRRLIDVLVDLAHEHADTVMVARTNGQYALPTTLGYRVATWVKALRRCYGRLQITRDHVLLVQFSGAVGTYAAMGEYGSTVARLVARRLGLEFEEIAWHAQRDTITELACTVSIYGQTLAKIAEDLFEMQRSDAGEAEEELDPHFSGSSTMPQKRNPFTTMKISAAARMAAGAASTMLTQTPSADERDHRAIEVERDCLPRIFAAVEGAGRKLEKLLGNLSFDADALRANVEAEGVLTMTEAIMMEFAKVIGHGPAHDLVQDFATQYRDTGISLENFVAGRPEVADQLKFVDLTEIQRPENYTGLASEIARAI comes from the coding sequence ATGCCCTTTAGCTCTTTTGACAGTGCGATTAGTAGCCGCGGTTATGTCACCCCAGAAATGGAGAAGGTGTGGTCCGTTCGCGAGACCATCGCCGGATGGTACGCCGTGGAGGCGTCGTTGGCGGCGGCGCAGGGGCAGGTGGGGATGATCCCGGAATCCGCGGCGGCTGCCATCGTGGACAACGCCACGGTCAGCTCTGAGGTAGAGGAGGCTATTAGCCGGGGCGCAATGGGCAACCCCTTCACCCTGGGCCTGGATGCGCTGCGCGCGGAGCTCCCCGAGGACGCCCGCGGCTGGGTCCACTTCGGGGCGACGACCCAAGACATCCTGGATACCGGGCGCGCGCTGCAGATCAAGGCGAGCTTGGATCTGATCATGCGCACCTTGCGCCGCCTGATCGACGTACTCGTGGACCTAGCGCATGAGCACGCAGATACGGTGATGGTTGCGCGCACCAATGGGCAGTATGCTCTGCCGACCACTTTGGGCTACCGCGTGGCTACGTGGGTCAAGGCGCTGCGCCGTTGCTACGGGCGGCTGCAAATTACGCGCGATCACGTGTTGCTCGTGCAATTCTCCGGCGCGGTGGGCACCTATGCCGCGATGGGAGAATACGGTTCGACTGTCGCACGCCTGGTCGCTCGCCGCTTGGGGCTAGAGTTCGAGGAAATCGCCTGGCACGCACAACGAGATACGATCACGGAGCTTGCGTGTACCGTCAGCATCTACGGCCAAACTTTGGCCAAGATCGCAGAAGACCTCTTTGAGATGCAGCGCTCCGACGCCGGCGAGGCTGAGGAGGAACTAGACCCGCACTTCTCTGGCTCAAGTACTATGCCGCAGAAGCGGAACCCGTTTACGACCATGAAGATCTCCGCAGCCGCGCGTATGGCGGCGGGCGCGGCGTCCACCATGCTGACCCAGACGCCCAGCGCGGATGAGCGCGACCACCGTGCCATTGAGGTCGAGCGCGATTGTTTGCCGCGTATCTTCGCCGCCGTGGAAGGTGCCGGTCGTAAGCTCGAGAAGCTCCTTGGCAACCTTTCTTTCGATGCGGATGCCCTACGTGCCAACGTCGAAGCCGAGGGCGTGTTAACCATGACCGAAGCCATCATGATGGAGTTCGCGAAGGTCATTGGTCACGGACCGGCGCACGACCTAGTCCAGGACTTCGCCACCCAGTACCGGGACACGGGGATTAGCCTGGAAAACTTTGTTGCGGGCCGTCCCGAGGTCGCTGATCAACTGAAGTTCGTGGATCTAACAGAAATCCAACGCCCGGAGAACTATACGGGCCTAGCAAGCGAAATCGCCCGCGCTATTTAG
- a CDS encoding vWA domain-containing protein, producing MTRTGQYPQPVTALVAILALLAAFTGIWAPTATAQDDAKGDSQASSVLIMDASSSMLQPDGDGTRMDSAKKAAHELLDGLPDTATMGLVAYGANETDAPDNHEVGCQDIETLSPVGKLDRDKFSKGIDDLTPTGYTPMGNALRHAADELPDEGDRSIILVSDGIDTCAPPEVCTVAKELADDGVGLAIHTVGFKVDDEAREELECISEATGGEYRQADDADKLTEDLKFLSQRAVNTYKAAGTEFEFADTVEDAKWLGEGLYHTRLTPNDDQDQGLRYIRVAVPEGYNAYVSVTGYPDRDATGDAGSNSGVHHDLYYHLDEIDNTSNGMDCTAGEIGLVDGSTSLTAYAPPDPVVAAIEATEGDDCDDAQWYLGYDVWYSDDEVDNEASFEVQVAYEPIPDEKPVENLPKDDSNNKQENHSDLPLNDAAPITGGTGFSDAVEVKPGAYSDTIVPGEYRFYKVPVEWGQRPVVTIRTGKSEREDYDRIEGVIYSPHRLEIDDLSVSPPYKEGSDSDTATTEKPVLFNNREKNRAGGKLSLAGDYYIGVSMNYGVGEGTTGVDQPYKIGFDVEGEKLDGPEWRLVTADGPPPSDAPPAAEEEETESSEAEKPEGTDTDQQAQESDSDEGGINLMWIAAGGGILLLIILAALLLRRR from the coding sequence ATGACACGAACAGGACAATACCCACAGCCAGTCACCGCCCTGGTCGCGATCCTCGCTCTACTGGCAGCCTTCACCGGTATCTGGGCACCGACCGCTACCGCGCAAGACGACGCCAAAGGCGACTCCCAAGCTTCCTCGGTGCTCATCATGGATGCCTCCAGCTCTATGCTCCAACCCGACGGCGACGGCACCCGAATGGACTCAGCCAAAAAGGCCGCCCACGAACTCCTCGACGGACTGCCCGATACCGCCACCATGGGCCTAGTCGCCTACGGTGCGAACGAAACCGACGCGCCCGACAACCACGAGGTCGGCTGCCAGGACATTGAGACCCTCTCCCCCGTCGGCAAACTCGACCGGGACAAGTTCAGCAAAGGTATCGACGACCTGACTCCCACCGGATACACCCCGATGGGCAACGCCCTGCGCCACGCCGCAGATGAACTGCCCGACGAAGGAGACCGCTCCATCATCTTGGTTTCCGACGGCATTGATACCTGCGCACCGCCAGAGGTGTGCACCGTGGCCAAGGAACTGGCCGACGACGGAGTGGGACTTGCCATCCACACCGTCGGCTTCAAGGTCGACGACGAAGCCCGCGAAGAACTCGAGTGCATCTCCGAAGCCACCGGCGGCGAGTACCGCCAGGCAGACGACGCTGACAAGCTCACCGAGGATCTGAAATTCCTGTCTCAGCGCGCCGTGAACACCTACAAAGCCGCCGGCACGGAATTCGAGTTCGCCGACACCGTCGAAGACGCCAAATGGCTGGGCGAAGGCCTCTACCACACCCGCTTGACCCCCAACGACGACCAGGACCAAGGCCTGCGCTACATCCGCGTCGCCGTCCCCGAAGGCTACAACGCCTACGTCTCCGTCACCGGTTACCCTGACCGCGACGCCACCGGTGACGCGGGTAGTAATTCCGGTGTTCACCATGACCTTTACTACCACCTTGACGAGATAGATAATACCTCCAACGGTATGGATTGCACCGCCGGCGAAATAGGGTTAGTGGACGGAAGCACTTCCCTCACTGCGTACGCTCCGCCGGATCCTGTGGTCGCTGCTATAGAAGCCACTGAGGGCGACGACTGCGACGACGCCCAGTGGTACCTTGGCTACGACGTGTGGTACAGCGATGATGAGGTTGATAACGAAGCGTCCTTTGAGGTTCAGGTCGCGTACGAGCCCATCCCCGACGAAAAGCCCGTGGAAAACCTCCCTAAGGATGACTCCAACAATAAGCAGGAAAACCACTCCGACCTTCCCCTGAATGATGCCGCTCCCATCACCGGCGGTACCGGTTTCTCCGACGCCGTCGAGGTCAAGCCCGGCGCCTACTCCGATACGATCGTGCCAGGTGAATACCGCTTCTATAAGGTACCGGTGGAATGGGGCCAACGTCCGGTGGTGACCATTCGAACCGGTAAATCGGAGCGCGAGGATTACGACCGTATCGAGGGGGTCATCTACTCGCCCCACCGTCTTGAAATCGACGACTTGTCCGTCAGCCCTCCTTACAAGGAGGGCTCTGATTCGGATACCGCAACGACGGAGAAGCCGGTCCTCTTTAACAATCGCGAAAAAAACAGGGCCGGTGGCAAATTATCTCTTGCGGGCGACTACTACATCGGAGTCTCCATGAACTACGGGGTGGGCGAGGGAACAACTGGTGTCGACCAGCCCTACAAGATCGGTTTCGATGTCGAAGGCGAAAAGCTCGACGGCCCGGAGTGGCGCCTAGTTACCGCTGACGGGCCACCGCCGTCCGACGCCCCGCCGGCTGCCGAGGAGGAAGAGACCGAATCTTCTGAGGCCGAGAAGCCTGAAGGCACCGACACCGACCAGCAGGCTCAGGAATCCGACTCCGACGAAGGCGGCATCAACCTGATGTGGATCGCCGCTGGCGGCGGCATCCTCCTGCTCATCATCCTGGCAGCCCTTCTGCTCCGCCGTAGGTAA
- a CDS encoding DUF3239 domain-containing protein → MKIFKFEVDEAFAKKHNELLRDSKRLLMSGLIMGVLLVIIGAALWYFVESAWGFTVGLGIILFGIMCAVVGVLSSRKVGTAQQLYDSYPLAPGVIAEVTDREMYLLALVNTNVDPEAEPRWGAALRRVNSIPGVDRKVGTKVPVAAIGGHHTNSDRNHWQQISPMPIAWGTPDQEVVDIARKSIPQDQWQRLERARRRLSDVKATKFDLLIL, encoded by the coding sequence ATGAAGATCTTTAAATTTGAGGTCGATGAGGCCTTCGCGAAAAAGCACAACGAACTGCTCCGGGATTCCAAGCGGCTGCTGATGTCCGGACTCATCATGGGCGTGCTCCTGGTGATTATCGGCGCGGCGCTTTGGTACTTCGTCGAGTCCGCGTGGGGTTTTACTGTCGGGCTGGGCATCATCCTGTTCGGCATCATGTGCGCCGTGGTCGGCGTTCTCTCCTCCCGCAAGGTGGGCACGGCCCAGCAGCTCTACGACTCCTACCCGCTCGCCCCCGGCGTCATCGCTGAGGTCACCGACCGGGAGATGTACCTGTTGGCCCTGGTCAACACCAACGTCGATCCGGAAGCCGAGCCCCGCTGGGGCGCCGCGCTGCGCCGGGTAAATTCCATCCCCGGCGTAGACCGTAAGGTCGGTACCAAGGTCCCCGTCGCCGCGATCGGCGGGCACCACACTAACTCGGACAGGAACCACTGGCAGCAGATCTCCCCGATGCCCATCGCGTGGGGCACCCCCGACCAGGAGGTCGTCGACATCGCCCGCAAGTCCATCCCCCAGGACCAGTGGCAGCGCCTCGAACGGGCCCGCAGGCGCCTGAGCGACGTCAAGGCCACCAAGTTCGACCTGTTGATCCTCTAG
- a CDS encoding DNA repair helicase XPB, with protein sequence MPGPLIVQSDKTVLLEVDHPEADSARRALAPFAELERAPEHIHTYRITPLALWNARAAGHDAEQVVDVLESYSRFPVPQALLVDVAETMSRYGRVNIDKHPAHGLILTSAEPAILAELERHKKVAPLLGARIDENTFAVPPSHRGRLKQALLQVGWPASDTAGYVDGESHPIALTESGWQLRDYQRQATDSFWEGGSGVVVLPCGAGKTLVGAAAMARAQATTLILVTNTVAGRQWRDELLRRTSLTASEIGEYSGEKKEIKPVTIATYQVVTRKTRGEYAALDLFDSRDWGLIIYDEVHLLPAPVFRMTSDLQSRRRLGLTATLIREDGLEGDVFSLIGPKRYDAPWKDLENAGYIATAECTEVRVEMTPEERMTYATAPTRDRYRLAASAEAKYRVVDQLVAAHPGIPTLIIGGFIDQLKTIGERLDAPVIDGRTSTAKREEAFRSFRAGETTTLVVSKVANFSIDLPEAALAIQVSGTFGSRQEEAQRLGRLLRPKADDNEAEFYTVVTRDSVDAEFALHRQRFLAEQGYAYRLVDAVDLGSDEDL encoded by the coding sequence ATGCCCGGCCCGCTCATCGTCCAATCCGACAAGACCGTCCTGCTGGAGGTCGATCACCCGGAGGCCGATAGCGCCCGCCGGGCGCTTGCCCCCTTCGCAGAACTCGAACGCGCGCCGGAGCATATCCACACCTACCGCATCACGCCCCTGGCGCTGTGGAACGCCCGCGCCGCCGGCCACGACGCCGAACAAGTCGTGGATGTACTAGAAAGCTACTCCCGCTTCCCCGTCCCGCAGGCGCTGCTCGTCGACGTCGCGGAGACGATGTCGCGCTACGGCCGCGTCAACATTGACAAGCACCCAGCCCACGGCCTCATCCTCACCTCGGCGGAACCGGCCATTCTCGCGGAGCTGGAGCGCCACAAGAAGGTAGCCCCGCTGTTGGGCGCCCGGATTGACGAAAACACTTTCGCGGTGCCGCCGTCCCACCGCGGCCGCCTGAAGCAGGCGCTGCTGCAGGTCGGCTGGCCGGCCAGCGATACCGCCGGATATGTCGACGGCGAGTCCCACCCGATTGCCCTGACCGAAAGCGGCTGGCAGCTGCGCGACTACCAGCGCCAGGCCACGGATTCCTTCTGGGAGGGCGGCTCCGGCGTGGTGGTACTGCCCTGCGGCGCGGGCAAGACCCTGGTCGGCGCCGCCGCGATGGCCCGCGCCCAAGCCACCACCCTGATCCTGGTGACCAACACGGTGGCCGGACGCCAGTGGCGCGATGAGCTGCTGCGCCGCACGAGCCTGACCGCCTCGGAGATCGGCGAGTACTCCGGCGAAAAGAAAGAGATCAAGCCGGTGACCATCGCGACCTACCAGGTAGTCACGCGCAAGACCCGCGGGGAATACGCCGCGCTGGATCTGTTCGACTCCCGCGACTGGGGCCTTATCATCTACGATGAGGTCCACCTTTTGCCCGCCCCGGTCTTCCGTATGACCTCCGACCTCCAGTCGCGGCGCCGTCTAGGCCTTACCGCCACCCTTATCCGCGAGGACGGCCTGGAAGGTGACGTCTTCTCGCTGATCGGGCCCAAGCGCTACGACGCCCCGTGGAAGGACCTGGAAAACGCCGGATATATCGCCACCGCCGAGTGCACCGAGGTCCGCGTGGAAATGACGCCGGAGGAGCGCATGACGTACGCGACCGCGCCGACGCGGGACCGATACCGGCTGGCAGCCAGCGCGGAGGCGAAATACCGCGTGGTCGACCAGCTCGTGGCTGCCCACCCAGGTATTCCGACGCTCATTATCGGCGGTTTTATCGACCAACTCAAGACCATCGGTGAACGCCTCGACGCGCCCGTTATTGACGGCCGCACCTCGACCGCCAAGCGCGAGGAGGCCTTCCGCTCTTTCCGCGCCGGTGAGACCACCACCCTGGTGGTCTCCAAGGTGGCAAACTTCAGCATCGATCTCCCGGAGGCCGCCCTGGCCATCCAGGTCTCCGGCACCTTCGGCTCGCGCCAGGAAGAAGCCCAGCGCTTGGGCCGCCTGCTGCGCCCCAAGGCCGACGATAACGAAGCCGAGTTCTACACCGTAGTCACCCGCGACAGCGTGGACGCCGAGTTTGCTCTCCACCGGCAGCGATTCCTCGCGGAGCAGGGATATGCTTACCGTCTGGTCGACGCAGTAGACTTGGGTAGCGATGAAGATCTTTAA
- a CDS encoding ABC transporter permease yields MRYSSPATIWTVAKREMAITAKTRAVQITVALLLLVTIGGITAANFFLGSDDEPDTVAVVEMPTEAFDNSGLDARGADDADQAAELVRNGDAEAALVPGDEGWDLISQDGNPSQTMTATINQVVEAYSSQTALQELGVSPADYAQALPETTVNLVSVDETDGAASSEDEIFSVLTVLAAAMIIIFSVITFASLVGGRVTEEKSSRVVEIILSSVRPLDFLAGKILGVTIFGFVTTLVLVGAGAAALAFTEFSDHFSLDWGLFGVMLVGCLLGLLFFGSLYAAAGSLIQRTEDLQSTQTPILILLILTAYVPAFGWNSLDSTLLQVAGWLPPFSMLTAPMQYAVGNFGAAQLALSYLLFAATTAAVIWLVARIYRGAILNNGKKMTWRAALKG; encoded by the coding sequence ATGCGCTATTCTTCCCCCGCCACCATCTGGACCGTGGCCAAGCGCGAGATGGCCATCACAGCCAAGACCCGCGCCGTCCAAATCACCGTCGCCCTCTTGCTGCTGGTGACCATCGGCGGCATCACCGCCGCCAACTTCTTCTTAGGCTCCGACGACGAGCCAGATACCGTCGCCGTCGTCGAGATGCCCACCGAGGCCTTCGACAACAGCGGGCTGGACGCCCGCGGGGCTGACGATGCGGACCAGGCCGCCGAGCTAGTCCGCAACGGCGACGCCGAGGCCGCCTTGGTCCCCGGCGACGAGGGTTGGGACCTCATCAGTCAGGACGGGAATCCCAGCCAGACCATGACCGCCACCATCAACCAGGTAGTCGAGGCGTATTCCAGTCAGACCGCCCTGCAGGAGCTGGGAGTTAGCCCCGCCGACTACGCCCAAGCGCTGCCGGAGACCACGGTCAACCTCGTCAGCGTGGATGAGACCGACGGCGCGGCCAGCAGCGAGGACGAGATCTTCTCCGTGCTGACCGTGCTGGCCGCGGCGATGATCATCATCTTCTCCGTCATCACCTTCGCCAGCCTGGTCGGCGGCCGCGTGACCGAGGAGAAGTCCTCCCGTGTGGTGGAAATTATCCTCTCCTCCGTCCGCCCGCTGGACTTCCTGGCCGGCAAGATCCTGGGGGTTACCATCTTCGGCTTCGTGACCACCCTGGTGCTCGTCGGCGCCGGCGCCGCCGCCCTGGCGTTTACCGAGTTCTCGGACCATTTCTCGCTCGACTGGGGCCTCTTCGGCGTCATGCTGGTCGGCTGCCTGCTGGGCCTGCTCTTCTTCGGCAGCCTCTACGCCGCGGCCGGCTCCCTCATCCAGCGCACCGAAGACCTCCAGTCCACGCAGACCCCGATCCTCATCCTGCTCATCCTCACCGCCTATGTCCCCGCCTTCGGCTGGAACAGCCTGGACTCCACGCTCTTGCAGGTGGCCGGCTGGCTGCCGCCGTTTTCCATGCTGACCGCCCCGATGCAGTACGCGGTGGGCAACTTCGGCGCCGCCCAGCTGGCGCTGTCCTACCTGCTTTTCGCAGCAACCACCGCCGCGGTCATCTGGTTGGTTGCCCGCATCTACCGCGGCGCTATCCTCAATAACGGAAAGAAAATGACCTGGCGCGCTGCCCTCAAGGGCTAG
- a CDS encoding ABC transporter ATP-binding protein — translation MPRLELDQLNKSYGDHRVLHDLSLNVDAGEIYGFVGSNGAGKSTTMRIALGVLSTDSGQVRLDGEPLDDSNRRRIGYMPEERGLYGKESLISQLTFFASLHGIPTSEGKAKAGELLERLGLGERKDDKLDDLSLGNQQRVQLAASLIHSPDVLILDEPFSGLDPVAVEVMSEMLVERARSGAAVLFSSHQLDLVQRLCDRVGILSHGRLVAEGGVEELRTSGPVRYRVATEARGWYPPGCEVVEEGPEHVVLTAEGVDDQTILRAALQAGPVHAFGRVVPDLTELFRDVVSSTTQEA, via the coding sequence GTGCCACGACTGGAATTAGACCAACTCAACAAGTCCTACGGTGACCACCGCGTCCTCCACGATCTTTCGCTCAACGTCGACGCGGGTGAGATTTATGGCTTCGTCGGCTCCAACGGCGCCGGTAAGTCCACCACCATGCGCATCGCGCTGGGCGTGCTGTCCACCGACTCCGGCCAGGTCCGCCTGGACGGCGAGCCGCTGGATGACAGCAACCGCCGCCGGATCGGTTACATGCCGGAAGAGCGCGGCCTCTACGGCAAGGAGTCGCTGATAAGCCAGCTGACCTTCTTCGCCTCCCTCCACGGCATCCCTACCTCGGAGGGCAAGGCCAAGGCCGGCGAGCTGCTCGAGCGTCTCGGCCTGGGCGAGCGCAAGGACGACAAGCTGGACGATCTGTCGCTGGGTAACCAGCAGCGCGTGCAGCTGGCCGCCTCGCTTATCCACTCCCCAGACGTGCTCATCCTGGACGAGCCCTTCTCCGGGCTCGACCCGGTGGCCGTGGAGGTCATGAGTGAAATGCTCGTCGAGCGCGCCCGCTCCGGCGCGGCCGTGCTCTTCTCCTCCCACCAGCTGGACTTGGTCCAGCGCCTGTGCGACCGCGTGGGCATCCTCTCCCACGGCCGGCTCGTCGCAGAAGGCGGAGTCGAGGAGCTGCGAACCTCCGGACCGGTGCGCTACCGCGTGGCCACGGAGGCCCGCGGCTGGTACCCGCCCGGCTGCGAGGTCGTCGAGGAAGGCCCCGAGCACGTGGTGCTCACCGCCGAGGGCGTGGACGACCAGACCATCCTCCGTGCCGCCCTCCAGGCCGGGCCCGTCCACGCATTCGGCCGCGTGGTCCCTGACCTGACCGAATTGTTCCGCGACGTCGTCTCTTCGACTACCCAGGAGGCCTAA